The following are from one region of the Natronosporangium hydrolyticum genome:
- a CDS encoding vitamin B12-dependent ribonucleotide reductase → MDTVLPDAHRGERRTVTADEAVDHRHISLYDPALAELVHGWGLLEPGDRATVPAGLFTAPLPVVVAYLRSLFQTGGSEAAGSVSLTTDSGPLAHGVQSLLLRFGIFAEVVAAESGQGWRLHLPDPADQVIFAEEVGYVDPARTFALRERLAGADRADQRTRRLEITRVESVGQQPVYDIQTESGEFLAGNLRVHNCFILSVDDSMDSILDWYKEEGLIFKGGSGAGVNLSRIRSSKELLSSGGTASGPVSFMRGADASAGTIKSGGATRRAAKMVILDVDHPDIEEFVETKAREEDKIRALRDAGFDMDLGGSDIVSVQYQNANNSVRVSDEFMRAVEQGGSFDLRGRMDGSVVDTVDAKGLFRKIAQAAWECADPGMQYDDTINDWHTNPETGRITASNPCSEYMSLDNSSCNLASLNLMKFLRDEDGSFEVEQFVKTVEFVITAMDISISFADFPTDKIGETTRAYRQLGIGYANLGALLMACGLPYDSDAGRALTGAITSLMTGVSYRRSAELAGVVGPYQGYARNAEAHQRVMRKHAAANDEIKPKSPNAVAVSRAAAEQWRIGNELGAVNGWRNAQASVIAPTGTISFMLDCDTTGIEPDLALVKFKKLVGGGSMQIVNQTVPRALSNLGYQPEQVEAIVEYIAEHGHVVDAPGLRPDHYPVFDCALGERAISPMGHVRMMAAAQPFLSGSVSKTVNMPENATIADIEQIYFEGWRLGLKAIAIYRDNCKVGQPLSSGKGAKQVAEPEKVIEYRPVRRRLPKKRPSQTVSFAVGDAEGYLTASSYPDDGLGEIFLKFGKQGSTLAGVMDAFSIAVSVALQYGVPLERYLEKFMNMRFEPAGMTDDPDIRMATSVMDYVARRLALDYLPYEKRSELGIFTAEERAAAVRAEAGDDDGEVDLAGLATAPVSAKPAARPVLAAGDESATSTESVGSSTELLESVIGKAADAPLCLTCGTKMRPAGSCYVCEGCGSTSGCS, encoded by the coding sequence ATGGACACGGTGCTGCCCGACGCCCACCGGGGCGAGCGGCGTACCGTCACCGCCGACGAAGCGGTCGATCACCGGCACATCTCCCTCTACGACCCGGCCCTCGCCGAGCTGGTGCATGGCTGGGGCCTACTGGAGCCAGGCGACCGGGCAACCGTGCCGGCGGGGCTGTTCACCGCCCCGCTGCCGGTGGTCGTGGCCTACCTGCGCAGCCTGTTCCAGACCGGTGGGTCCGAGGCGGCGGGATCGGTCTCGCTGACCACCGACTCCGGGCCGTTGGCCCATGGGGTGCAGAGCCTGCTGCTGCGGTTCGGGATCTTCGCGGAGGTGGTCGCCGCCGAGTCGGGGCAGGGGTGGCGGCTGCACCTGCCCGACCCCGCCGACCAGGTGATCTTTGCGGAGGAGGTCGGCTACGTCGACCCGGCCCGGACGTTCGCGCTGCGCGAGCGGCTCGCCGGGGCAGACCGGGCCGACCAGCGGACCCGCCGGTTGGAGATCACCCGGGTCGAGTCGGTCGGCCAGCAGCCGGTCTACGACATCCAGACCGAGTCCGGTGAGTTCCTCGCCGGCAACCTGCGGGTGCACAACTGCTTCATCCTCTCCGTCGACGACTCGATGGACTCCATCCTGGATTGGTACAAAGAAGAGGGCCTGATCTTCAAGGGCGGCTCCGGGGCCGGGGTCAATCTTTCCCGGATCCGTTCCTCCAAGGAGCTACTCTCCTCGGGCGGCACCGCCTCGGGGCCGGTGAGCTTCATGCGCGGCGCCGACGCCTCGGCCGGCACCATCAAGTCCGGTGGCGCCACCCGGCGGGCGGCGAAGATGGTGATCCTCGACGTCGACCACCCGGACATCGAAGAGTTCGTCGAGACCAAGGCGCGCGAGGAAGACAAGATCCGGGCGCTGCGCGACGCCGGCTTCGACATGGACCTCGGCGGCTCCGACATCGTCAGCGTCCAATACCAGAACGCCAACAACTCGGTCCGGGTCTCCGACGAGTTCATGCGCGCGGTCGAGCAGGGCGGGTCGTTCGACCTGCGGGGGCGGATGGACGGCTCGGTGGTCGACACGGTCGACGCCAAGGGGCTGTTCCGCAAGATCGCCCAGGCGGCGTGGGAGTGTGCCGACCCCGGCATGCAGTACGACGACACCATCAACGACTGGCACACCAACCCGGAGACCGGCCGGATCACCGCCAGTAATCCATGCAGTGAGTACATGTCTCTCGACAACTCGTCGTGCAACCTCGCCTCGCTGAACCTGATGAAGTTCCTGCGGGACGAGGACGGCTCGTTCGAGGTGGAGCAGTTCGTCAAGACGGTCGAGTTCGTGATTACCGCGATGGATATCTCGATCAGCTTCGCGGACTTCCCGACCGACAAGATCGGCGAGACCACCCGCGCGTACCGGCAACTCGGGATCGGGTACGCCAACCTCGGTGCGCTGCTGATGGCGTGCGGCCTGCCGTACGACTCGGACGCCGGCCGGGCGCTGACCGGCGCGATCACCTCGCTGATGACCGGGGTCTCCTACCGGCGGTCGGCGGAGCTGGCCGGGGTGGTCGGCCCGTACCAGGGGTATGCCCGCAACGCCGAGGCGCACCAGCGGGTGATGCGCAAGCACGCGGCGGCCAACGACGAGATCAAGCCGAAGAGCCCGAACGCAGTGGCGGTGAGCCGGGCCGCGGCCGAACAGTGGCGGATCGGCAACGAGCTGGGTGCGGTGAACGGGTGGCGCAACGCCCAGGCGAGCGTTATCGCGCCGACCGGCACGATCAGCTTCATGCTCGACTGCGACACTACCGGGATCGAGCCGGATCTCGCGCTGGTCAAGTTCAAGAAGCTGGTCGGCGGCGGGTCGATGCAGATCGTCAACCAGACCGTGCCGCGGGCGCTGTCCAACCTCGGTTACCAGCCCGAGCAGGTGGAGGCGATCGTCGAGTACATCGCCGAGCACGGGCATGTGGTCGACGCGCCGGGGCTGCGGCCGGACCACTACCCGGTCTTCGACTGCGCGCTGGGGGAGCGGGCGATCTCGCCGATGGGCCATGTCCGGATGATGGCGGCGGCACAGCCGTTCCTGAGCGGTTCGGTGAGCAAGACCGTCAACATGCCGGAGAACGCCACCATCGCCGACATCGAGCAGATCTACTTCGAGGGCTGGCGGCTCGGCCTGAAGGCGATCGCCATCTATCGGGACAACTGCAAGGTGGGCCAGCCGCTCTCCAGCGGAAAGGGCGCCAAGCAGGTTGCCGAGCCGGAGAAGGTCATCGAGTACCGCCCGGTGCGCCGGCGGCTGCCGAAGAAGCGGCCGTCGCAGACCGTGTCGTTCGCGGTCGGCGACGCCGAGGGCTACCTGACCGCCTCCTCCTACCCGGACGACGGGCTGGGCGAGATCTTCCTGAAGTTCGGCAAACAGGGCTCGACCCTCGCCGGGGTGATGGACGCCTTCTCCATCGCCGTCTCGGTGGCGCTGCAGTACGGCGTGCCGCTGGAGCGGTATCTGGAGAAGTTCATGAACATGCGGTTCGAACCGGCCGGGATGACCGACGACCCGGACATCCGGATGGCGACCTCGGTGATGGACTACGTGGCCCGGCGGCTGGCGCTGGACTACCTGCCCTACGAGAAGCGCTCCGAGCTGGGCATCTTCACCGCCGAGGAGCGGGCCGCCGCGGTCCGTGCCGAGGCGGGCGACGACGACGGCGAGGTCGACCTTGCCGGGCTCGCTACCGCGCCGGTCTCGGCGAAGCCGGCGGCCCGTCCTGTGCTGGCGGCGGGTGACGAGTCGGCGACCTCGACCGAGTCGGTCGGCTCCTCCACCGAGCTGCTGGAGTCGGTGATCGGTAAGGCTGCCGATGCGCCGCTGTGCCTGACCTGCGGCACAAAGATGCGGCCGGCCGGCAGTTGTTACGTCTGCGAAGGTTGCGGCTCCACCTCCGGCTGCAGCTAG
- a CDS encoding LysM peptidoglycan-binding domain-containing protein — MDGSVRSGRRARVRLTRRGRIVMVAAAFFLAGVLVLLAAPAVTAAAIPDPAGAAPAPAESSGVVAVVLPGDTLWSVAARHLPSHDAPGVVAEIRRLNDLSGTTIHPGQRLRLPAR; from the coding sequence ATGGACGGTTCTGTCCGTTCTGGGCGGCGGGCCAGGGTCCGGTTGACCCGGCGAGGGCGCATCGTGATGGTCGCGGCGGCGTTCTTCTTGGCGGGGGTGCTGGTGCTGCTGGCGGCGCCCGCGGTCACCGCCGCCGCGATTCCCGACCCGGCCGGAGCTGCGCCCGCGCCCGCGGAGTCGTCGGGGGTGGTGGCGGTGGTGCTGCCGGGAGACACGTTATGGTCGGTGGCTGCGCGACATCTGCCGAGCCATGATGCTCCCGGGGTTGTCGCTGAGATCCGTCGCCTGAACGACCTGTCCGGGACGACGATCCATCCGGGGCAACGGCTGCGGCTGCCGGCGCGGTGA
- the nrdR gene encoding transcriptional regulator NrdR, with amino-acid sequence MRCPYCRHSDSRVVDTRDADDGALIRRRRHCSECGKRFTTVEEAVLAVVKRSGVTEPFSRPKIVSGVRKACQGRPVDEDDIALLAQRVEETIRARGAAEIPSNEVGLAILGPLRELDEVAYLRFASVYRSFESLGDFEAEIAALRAERPTTGQAESGAPPDQRVQPAASAYRG; translated from the coding sequence GTGCGTTGCCCGTACTGTCGCCATTCGGATTCCCGCGTGGTCGACACCCGCGACGCCGACGACGGAGCCTTGATCCGTCGGCGCCGTCACTGCTCCGAGTGCGGCAAGCGCTTTACGACAGTCGAGGAGGCGGTGCTGGCGGTGGTCAAGCGCAGCGGCGTCACCGAGCCGTTCAGCCGACCGAAGATCGTCAGCGGGGTCCGTAAGGCCTGCCAGGGTCGGCCGGTTGACGAGGACGACATCGCGCTGCTCGCCCAGCGGGTGGAGGAGACCATCCGGGCGCGAGGCGCCGCCGAGATCCCCAGCAATGAGGTCGGGCTCGCGATCCTGGGCCCGCTGCGGGAGCTGGACGAGGTCGCCTACCTGCGTTTCGCCAGCGTCTACCGGTCGTTCGAGTCGCTGGGCGACTTCGAAGCCGAGATCGCCGCCCTCCGGGCGGAGCGGCCCACCACTGGGCAGGCCGAGTCGGGAGCTCCTCCCGACCAGCGGGTGCAGCCCGCCGCGTCGGCTTACCGCGGCTGA